Within Amycolatopsis sp. cg5, the genomic segment AAGACCGTGACGTCCGGGCCTTTCAGCGGGGAACGCAGCACAAACGCAAGTTCGACTTCGACGCGGACGTTCGAAAACCTTGAATGCTCGATGACCGAGCCGTTCTCGAAGACCATGTCGGCGAAGATCGCGCCGTAGTCGGGCTCGGAGATGCCCGTGGCGACCTGCATGACCTTCGAGGTGAGGCCGATCTTGCGGCCGACCGGGCGTCTACCTGCCTCGATGCCGCGGCGGCGCCATTCGTTCTGGACCGCGTAGGAGTCCTCGACGGTCATGTCCGGGTAGCGGCTGGTCAGGAGCGGAACGACCGAACGGGTCTTCTCGGCCTCGGCCAACTCGTCTGCGATCGCGGTGATCGTGGTCGTGGGGAGCATCAGAGCTGGTTCCCGAGCTTGTACTCCGGCATTTCCTCGCCCTTGCGGGTGTAGGAGAAGCCGTCGGCGCCGATGGTGACTTCCATTTCGCTCGAGTCGGTGCGCGCGACGACCGGCCGGGGCTTGCCGTCGAGGTCGAGCACGAGCGACGCCTCGGTGTACCAGGACGGGACGACGGGGGTGCCCCACCAGTCGCGGCGCTGGTTGTCGTGGACGTCCCAGGTGACGACCGGGTTGTCGGGGTCGCCGGTGTAGTAGTCCTGGGTGTAGATCTCGACGCGGTGGCCGTCGGGGTCGCGCAGGTACAGGTAGAACGCGTTCGACACGCCGTGGCGGCCGGGGCCGCGCTCGATCTGGTCGGACAGGCGGAGCGCGCCGAGTTTGTCGCAAATGGACAGGATGTTGTGCTTTTCGTGGGTGGCGAAGGCGACGTGGTGCATGCGTGGGCCGTTGCCGCCGGTCATCGCGGTGTCGTGGACGGTCGGCTTGCGGCGCATCCAGGCCGCGTAGGTCGTGCCTTCCTCGTCCTGGATGTCTTCGGTGACGCGGAAACCGAGGTCTTCCATGTGCCGCACCGCGCGCGGGACGTCCGGGGTGACCTGGTTGAAGTGGTCGAGCCGGACCAGCGCACCGGGCACGTGCAGGTCATAGCGCCAGCCAAGCCGTTCGACGTGCTCGACGTCGTGGAAGAACTCCTGCGGGAAGCCCAGAGGGTCCTCGACGCGTACAGAGTCGCCGATGCCCTTGGTAAAGCCTTCGGGCCGGCGCTCGACGCGGCAGCCCAGTTCCGTGTAGAACGCGACGGCCTTGTCAAGGTCCTCAGGCGAGCGCACCCGGTACGAGAACGCGGCCACCGCGGCGACGGGACCCTGGCGCAGCACGAGATTGTGGTGGATGAACTCGTCCATGCTGCGCAGATACACAGCCTGGTCGTCCTCTTCGGTCACCGCGAGGCCGAGCACGTCGGCGTAGAACGCACGCGAGCGGGCCAGGTCGGTCACCACGAGCTCCATGTACGCGCAGCGCAGGATGTCCGGTGGCGGGCACGACGGGGTCGGGATCGGGTCAAGACTCATGACAGACGTCCTAATCAGTTCTGGGAGTGGGCTATCCGGCACACTCCTGGTGGTAGCCGGTCGGCGGGTGAGCACTCGGATGTCCTGGACGCTTGAGTCCTGATGAAAGACAGTGCCGCTGCCGGTGGGCCGGGAGAGTTGATCGCTGATGGGATGTCGTGCCCCGCGTGTTCGTGGTGGGAAGCACTGTTTGATTAGGTCGCTGAGGTTCTCCCGCTGGCTGCTGTAGGTGATCGAGATCGGGAGGACTTTTGCGGCTTTTCGTGGGAGATGACTGGGCTGAGGACCACCACGATGTGGAGGTGATGGACGCCGCCGGCCGTCGGCTGGGCAGAGCCAGGCTGCCGGAGGGTGTGGCGGGGATGGCCCGGCTGCATACGATGATCGGCGAGCTGATCGGTGAGCTGATCGGTGACGACGCCGACGAAGCCGAGGTGCTGGTCGGGATCGAGACCGACCGGGGTCCGTGGGTGCGGGCGCTGGTCGCCGCCGGCTACACGGTGCTGGCGGTGAATCCGTTGCAGGCGGCCAGGTTCCGCGACCGGCTGGGTGTCTCGGGTGCCAAGAGCGATGCCGGTGACGCGCATGTGCTGGCCGACATGGCCCGCACCCACGCCCACGAGCTGCGGGCGGTCGCCGGTGACAGCGCCCAGATCGAGGCGGTGAAGGTGGTTGCCCGCACCCACAAGACGTTGATCTGGGAACGCACCCGCCACACGCAGCGGCTGCGGCACGCGCTGCGGGACTATTTCCCCGCCGCGCTGGCCGCTTTCGATGACCTCGACGCCGCCGACACCCTGGAACTGCTGGGCAAGGCCCCGACTCCGGCCCAGGCAGCCCGGCTGACGATCGCTCAGATCAGCGCCGCGTTGAAACGGGCGCGTCGCAAGAACATCGCGGAGAAAGCCGTGGTGATCCAGGCCGCGCTGCGCGCCGAGCACCTGGGCCAGCCCGAAGTGGTGGCGGCCGCTTACGCCGCCTCGGTTCAGGCGCTGATCGCGGTCCTGAACGTCCTCGACACCCAGGTCAAAGCCCTGCAAAGGCAGGTCGATGCCTATTTTGGGCAGCACCCGGCCGCTGAGATCATCCTGTCCCAGCCTGGTCTGGGGTCGGTTCTCGGCGCCCGGGTGCTCGCGGAGTTCGGCGACGACCCCGACCGCTACGCCACCGCCAAAGCCCGCAAGAACTACGCCGGGACCTCCCCGATCACCCGAGCGTCGGGCAAGAAGAAAGTCGCGCTGGCCCGGTTCATCCACAACGATCGGCTCATTGACGCGTTGCTGACCCAGGCGTTCAGCGCGCTGCGCTTCTCGCCCGGGGCACGCACCTACTACGACACGCAACGCGCCCGCGGCAGCGGCCACAACGCCGCCCTGCGCCAGCTCGCCAACCGACTCGTCGGCATCCTCCACGGATGCCTCAAAACCGGCACCCTCTACAACGAGACAACCGCCTGGTCGCACCACATCACCTCCACCGCGGCTTGACATCTACGGACCTGGGATGTCTTTCAGCGCGCGCCGAAGATCGGGTTGTGGGCCTCGCCCAGGTTGATGTGCACCGCCTGCTGGTCGGTGTAGAAGTCGATCGAGCGGTAACCGCCCTCGTGCCCCAGCCCAGACGCCTTCACGCCGCCGAACGGAGTGCGCAGGTCGCGGACGTTGTTGGAGTTGAGCCACACCATGCCCGCCTCGACCGACTGTGCGAACGTGTGCGCCCGCTTCAGGTCGTTCGTCCAGACGTAGGCCGCGAGCCCGTACTTGGTGTTGTTCGCGAGTTCGAGCGCCTCTTCCTCGCTGTCGAACGGGGTGATCGCGACGACCGGCCCGAAGATCTCCTCCTGGAAGATCCTGGCGTCCGGCTTGACGTCGGCGAACACGGTCGGCGCGACGTAGTTTCCGGTCGGGAAACCTTCGGGACGGCCACCGCCCGCGACGAGCCTGCCCTCGGTCTTGCCGAGCTCGACATAGCTCATGACCTTCGCGTAGTGCTCGGGGTGCACCAGCGCGCCGACCTCGGTCTTCGGGTCACGCGGGTCGCCGACGACCACGCGCTTGGCCTGCGCCGCGTAGCGCTCGACGAACTCGTCGTAGACCGCGCGCTCGACCAGGATGCGGCTGCCCGCGGTGCAGCGTTCGCCGTTGAGCGAGAAGACGCCGAAGATCGTCGCGTTGATCGCGGCTTCGAGGTCGGCGTCGGCGAAGACGATGGCGGGCGACTTGCCGCCCAGTTCCATCGACAGTCCTTTGAGGAACGGCGCGGCGTTCGCGAAGATCAGGCTGCCGGTGCCGCTCTCGCCGGTGAACGAGATCAGCGGCACGTCCGGGTGCTTCACCAGCGCGTCGCCGGCGTCCTCGCCGAAACCGTTGACCAGGTTGAAAACCCCTTGTGGCAGACCGGCTTCGGAGAAGATCTCGGCCCACAGCGACGCGGAGAGCGGCGTGAACTCGGCGGGCTTGAGCACCACGGTGTTGCCGGTCGCGAGCGCGGGCGCGAGCTTCCACGACTCCAGCATGAACGGCGTGTTCCACGGCGTGATCAGGCCGGCGACGCCGATCGGCTTGCGGTTGACGTAGTTGACCTGGCGGCCGGGCACCTTGTAGACGTCATCGGCCTGCGCGACGATCAGATCGGCGAAGAACCGGAAGTTCTCGGCGGCGCGGCGTGCCTGGCCGAGCGCCTGCGAGATCGGCAAGCCCGAGTCGAAGCTCTCCAGTTCGGCCAGGCGGGCGTCGCGTGCCTCGACGAGGTCGGCGACGCGGTGCAGCACGCGGGAACGTTCACGCGGCAGCAGCTTCGGCCAGGGTCCCTCGGTGAACGCGCGCCGCGCGGCGGCAACCGCCCGGTCGACGTCGGCCTTCTTGCCCGCCGCCGCCGACACGTAGTCCTCATTGGTCACCGGGTCCAGCACACCGAACGTCGCGCCGTCGGCCGAGTCGACGAACTCGCCGTCGATGTAGTGCCGGATCCGGTCCGGCAGGCCCTCGGGGACCTGCCTGCCACTGCTCTGACTCAAAGTCACTCCTCGGTTCGCTTGTCCAAAAAGGCCTGCAAGGTGGCCCAGCGGTGATTGCGTGCGGCGAGCTCGATCTCCAGCGGATCGGCCTTCGCCTCGATCAGGCTCAGGATCTGTTCGTGCTCCTCGACCGACTGCTTCGCGCGGCCGGGTACGAAGCTGAACGTCGAGTCACGCAGTCCGGACAGCCGCGTCCAGCCCTGGTGGACGAGTTCGAGGATCTGCGGATTGGGGCAGCATTCGAACAGCTGCGAGTGGAACTGCTGGTTCAGCGTGGTGAAGGTGTGCGCGTCGAAGCTGTCGAGCAGCGTCACCATCCGCTCGTTGATCGCGCGCGCCCGGTCGATCTCCACTGAGGTCAGCGCCGGCGCCGACAACGAGGTCGCGACGCCCTCGATCACGCCGAGCGTCTGCATCGCGTGCAGGTACTCGTTCTCGTCGACCATCGCGACGCGCGCGCCGACGTTGCGCTCGAAGGTCACCAGCCGCTCGGCCTCGAGGCGCCGGATCGCCTCGCGCACCGGGACCACGCTCATCTTGAGCTCAGCGGCGATCTCGGCGAGCACGAGCCGGTAACCGGGGCCGTACTCGTGCCGCTGGATCCGCCGCCGGAGCCAGTCGTAGGCCAACTCGGACTTGCTGACCCGTGCACCGACGATGCTGTTCACTGCGTCTTCCGCCATGCCGTATACCTTTCCCGCCAGGCCGCGTCCGGCGGAAAGAGGCCCTCGATCGGCTGGCCCTGCGCGACCTGATCGGCGATCCAGGCGTCCTCTTCCTCCTGGGCGAACGCGGCCTCGGCGACCTCTCGTGCCAGGTCCGGCGGGAGCACGAGCACCCCGTCGGAGTCACCGACGATGATGTCGCCGGGCAGCACGGCCGTGCCACCGCAGGCGATGGCGACGTCGGTGTCCCACGGCACGTGCTTGCGGCCGAGCACCGCCGGATGCGGCCCGGCGGAGAACACCGGCAGCCCGGTTTCGGCGACGGTGTCGAAGTCGCGGACGGCGCCGTCGGTGACGATCCCGGCCACTCCCCTGGACCGCGCACGCAGCGCCAGGACGTCGCCGAGTGTGCCGGCATCGCGCTCTCCGCGAGCCTCGATGACGATCACCTCGCCGCTTTCGACGCTGTCGAACAGGCGTTTCTGCGCGTTGTACCCGCCGCCGTGCGACTTGAAGAGGTCTTCCCGGTTGGGCAGGTACCGCAGTGTCCGCGCGCGGCCGACGATCTTGGCGCCCGGCTGGTTGGCGCGGACCCCGTCGATGAAGACGTTGTTCAGCCCGCGCTTGCGCAGCTGCGCGGACAGGCCCGCGACCGGGGTGCGCCGCAGCAGCTCACGCAGTTCGTCGGTGAGCGGGTTCTGCTCCGGGAGCCCGGCGGCGGCGCGCGATCCCCAGGCTTCGGTGCGCTGGGCGTCGTCGACGACGGGCTTCGAGCCGACGTTCGAGAAGGGCGTTTCGCCCTGGGTGACCGTGGTGACCAGTCGGCCGGTGCTCGGCCCGTCGGGGATGTCGACCTCGACCTCGACGACGTCACCGGGCACGACCACGGTCGATCCGGCGGGCGTGCCGGTGAGGATGACGTCCCCGGTTTCGAGCGTGAAGTGCTGCGAGAGGTCGGAAACCAGCTGGGCCAGCGGGAAGATCAGCCCGGCCGTGGTGTCGTCCTGCCGCAGCTCGCCGTTGACCCAGGTGCGCACCCGCAGCCCGGCCGGGTCCGCCTCCTTGGCGTCGATCAGCCCGGGGCCGAGCGGGGTGAAGCCGTCACCGCCCTTGGCGCGGACGTTGGACCCCTTGTCCGCGCCGCGCAGGTCGTAGAGCCCGAAGTCGTTGGCCGCGGTGACGGCGGCGACGTGGTCCCAGGCCTTGTCCTGCGGGACCCAGCGCGCCGGCGCGCCGACGACCAGCGCGATCTCGCCCTCGAACGCCAGCAGTTCGGTGCCCGCCGGGCGCTCGATCGAGCCGCCGGTCGGCGCGATCGAGCTGGACGGCTTGAAGAAGTACGACGGCGCCTGCGGGCGTCGGCCGCGCTGCCCGGCTCGCGAGGCGTAGCTGAGGTGGACGGCGATGATCTTGCCTGGCCGCTCCAGTGCTTCGAAGGTCTCCATCGCTCCCTGTTCCGCTCGCTCGGGCTTGCATCGTATTTCATAACGTATATGATTCTGCGGCACAGTGGCAAGCCACTCCTGGGGGATCGATCCGTCCGGCCATTTCGGCCGAAGACAGCCCTGCCGAAGACAAAGGAGTCCACATGTCGAATCCAGTGCAGGCCAAGCCGGTAGCGGCTCCCCCAGACCGGCGCCGGGTGGCGTTCGCGACCGTCGTCGGCACCACCGTCGAGTGGTACGACTTCTTCGTCTACGCCTCCGCCGCCGGTCTGGTGTTCAACAAGATGTTCTTCGCCGGCCTCGGCGCGAACAGCACGCTCATCTCCTTCGCGACGGTCGGCGTGAGCTTCCTCTTCCGGCCGCTCGGCGCGTTCCTGGCCGGGCATTTCGGCGACCGGTACGGCAGGCGCGGGGTGCTGGTGTTCACGCTGATCCTGATGGGCGTGGCGACCGCGCTCATCGGCGTGCTGCCGACGTTCACCCAGATCGGCGTCGCGGCGCCGATTCTGCTGATATTGCTGCGAATCCTGCAGGGAATCTCGGCGGGCGGCGAGTGGGGCGGCGCGGTGCTGATGGCCGTCGAGCACGCGCCGGAGAACCGTCGCGGGCTGTTCGGCGCCTCGCCGCAGATCGGTGTGCCGCTGGGACTTCTGCTCGCTTCGGGTGTGCTGGCGCTGGTGAACCTGCTCGCGCCGGGGCAGGCTTTCCTTGACTGGGGCTGGCGAATCCCGTTCCTGCTCAGCGTCGGCTTGATCCTCATTGGACACTGGGTCCGCCGACGCGTCGAAGAAAGCCCGGTGTTCAAGGAGATCGCCGAACGCCGTGAGCAGACGAAGACGCCGATCGTGCAGCTGTTCCGCAAGCACACCCCGCTCGTGCTGATCGCGGCGCTCGTGTTCGCGGGCAACAGCGCGGTGGGCTACATGACGACCGGCGGCTACATCCAGAACTACGCGACGAAGCCCGGCGGGCTCGCGCTCGAACGCGGCCCGGTGCTGTGGGCCGTCACGGCTTCCGCGGCGACCTGGCTGCTCTCGACCTGGGCCGCGGGCGCGGTGTCCGATCGGATCGGCCGCCGGAACACCTACCTGATCGGCTGGGCGGCGCAGCTGGTGGGCGTGCTCGCGTTGTTCCCGCTCGTCGACACCGGCAGTGTCGGGCTGCTCGCGCTCGCGCTGATCATCCTCAGCGCCGGGACCGGTTTCACGTACGGGCCGCAAGCGGCGTTCTACACCGAGCTCTTCCCCGCCTCGATCCGGTTCTCCGGGGTGTCGATCTCGTACGCGCTCGGCGCGATCATCGGCGGCGCGTTCGCGCCCACCATCGCGACCGCGCTGGTCAGCGCGACGGGCACGTCGACATCCGTGGCGATCTACCTGGCGGGCATGACGGTCGTCGGCCTGATCGCGACGCTGCTGCTGCGTGACCGCTCCGGTATCCCGCTCGGCCCCGACCACGAAGCGGAGCAGGCCGTCAGCCCGCTCCGCTTCTGATCCGCCGCCGTCCGTGACGCGCTCAGCCTCCGAGCGCGTCACGGACGGCTTTCGCCGCGCGCGTGAGCCGCGCCGCGATGTCCGACGGCGCGTGCGGGCTCGCCAGGTAGACGGCGGCGAACGCCGCGGGACCGTTGCCGCGCAACGGAAGCGGCACCGCGACCGCGCTCAGGTTCTCGATCACCTCACCATGGCTGTCCGCGTAGCCGCGGACGGTCACCTCCCCGACCGCCGCGCGCGCGGCGGCGGGCCAGTCCTCCGGCGGCAGCTGCGCGAGCACCGCGCGTCCCGGCGCGCCCGCCGTGATCGGATGCCGTGACCCCGGCCGCTGCGCGACGGACGCGATGGCGTGCCGGGGTTCCACGCTGACCAGGGTCACGCACTCGTCGTGGTCGAGCACGGCGACGAAACACGTCATGCCGAGCTCGTTCGCGGCCGCCGTCAGCTCGGGGAGCGCGGCCGCCTGCAGATCGTGCGCGACGCCCGCCGCGAGCGCCGCCAGGCGCGCGCCCAGTTCGAACCTTCCCGCCGCGTCACGGACCAGCAGGCCGTGATCCTCCAGCGTGCGGATGAGCCGGTAGGCGATCGAGCGATGCACGCCCAGCCGTTCGGCTATCTGGTCGACGGTCAGCGATTCCTGGGCGTCCGCAAG encodes:
- a CDS encoding IclR family transcriptional regulator, with amino-acid sequence MTASQTLSRGIRVLEVLADAQESLTVDQIAERLGVHRSIAYRLIRTLEDHGLLVRDAAGRFELGARLAALAAGVAHDLQAAALPELTAAANELGMTCFVAVLDHDECVTLVSVEPRHAIASVAQRPGSRHPITAGAPGRAVLAQLPPEDWPAAARAAVGEVTVRGYADSHGEVIENLSAVAVPLPLRGNGPAAFAAVYLASPHAPSDIAARLTRAAKAVRDALGG
- a CDS encoding fumarylacetoacetate hydrolase family protein, with the translated sequence METFEALERPGKIIAVHLSYASRAGQRGRRPQAPSYFFKPSSSIAPTGGSIERPAGTELLAFEGEIALVVGAPARWVPQDKAWDHVAAVTAANDFGLYDLRGADKGSNVRAKGGDGFTPLGPGLIDAKEADPAGLRVRTWVNGELRQDDTTAGLIFPLAQLVSDLSQHFTLETGDVILTGTPAGSTVVVPGDVVEVEVDIPDGPSTGRLVTTVTQGETPFSNVGSKPVVDDAQRTEAWGSRAAAGLPEQNPLTDELRELLRRTPVAGLSAQLRKRGLNNVFIDGVRANQPGAKIVGRARTLRYLPNREDLFKSHGGGYNAQKRLFDSVESGEVIVIEARGERDAGTLGDVLALRARSRGVAGIVTDGAVRDFDTVAETGLPVFSAGPHPAVLGRKHVPWDTDVAIACGGTAVLPGDIIVGDSDGVLVLPPDLAREVAEAAFAQEEEDAWIADQVAQGQPIEGLFPPDAAWRERYTAWRKTQ
- a CDS encoding GntR family transcriptional regulator, whose amino-acid sequence is MAEDAVNSIVGARVSKSELAYDWLRRRIQRHEYGPGYRLVLAEIAAELKMSVVPVREAIRRLEAERLVTFERNVGARVAMVDENEYLHAMQTLGVIEGVATSLSAPALTSVEIDRARAINERMVTLLDSFDAHTFTTLNQQFHSQLFECCPNPQILELVHQGWTRLSGLRDSTFSFVPGRAKQSVEEHEQILSLIEAKADPLEIELAARNHRWATLQAFLDKRTEE
- a CDS encoding MFS transporter; translation: MSNPVQAKPVAAPPDRRRVAFATVVGTTVEWYDFFVYASAAGLVFNKMFFAGLGANSTLISFATVGVSFLFRPLGAFLAGHFGDRYGRRGVLVFTLILMGVATALIGVLPTFTQIGVAAPILLILLRILQGISAGGEWGGAVLMAVEHAPENRRGLFGASPQIGVPLGLLLASGVLALVNLLAPGQAFLDWGWRIPFLLSVGLILIGHWVRRRVEESPVFKEIAERREQTKTPIVQLFRKHTPLVLIAALVFAGNSAVGYMTTGGYIQNYATKPGGLALERGPVLWAVTASAATWLLSTWAAGAVSDRIGRRNTYLIGWAAQLVGVLALFPLVDTGSVGLLALALIILSAGTGFTYGPQAAFYTELFPASIRFSGVSISYALGAIIGGAFAPTIATALVSATGTSTSVAIYLAGMTVVGLIATLLLRDRSGIPLGPDHEAEQAVSPLRF
- the hpaE gene encoding 5-carboxymethyl-2-hydroxymuconate semialdehyde dehydrogenase — protein: MSQSSGRQVPEGLPDRIRHYIDGEFVDSADGATFGVLDPVTNEDYVSAAAGKKADVDRAVAAARRAFTEGPWPKLLPRERSRVLHRVADLVEARDARLAELESFDSGLPISQALGQARRAAENFRFFADLIVAQADDVYKVPGRQVNYVNRKPIGVAGLITPWNTPFMLESWKLAPALATGNTVVLKPAEFTPLSASLWAEIFSEAGLPQGVFNLVNGFGEDAGDALVKHPDVPLISFTGESGTGSLIFANAAPFLKGLSMELGGKSPAIVFADADLEAAINATIFGVFSLNGERCTAGSRILVERAVYDEFVERYAAQAKRVVVGDPRDPKTEVGALVHPEHYAKVMSYVELGKTEGRLVAGGGRPEGFPTGNYVAPTVFADVKPDARIFQEEIFGPVVAITPFDSEEEALELANNTKYGLAAYVWTNDLKRAHTFAQSVEAGMVWLNSNNVRDLRTPFGGVKASGLGHEGGYRSIDFYTDQQAVHINLGEAHNPIFGAR
- the hpaD gene encoding 3,4-dihydroxyphenylacetate 2,3-dioxygenase, with the translated sequence MSLDPIPTPSCPPPDILRCAYMELVVTDLARSRAFYADVLGLAVTEEDDQAVYLRSMDEFIHHNLVLRQGPVAAVAAFSYRVRSPEDLDKAVAFYTELGCRVERRPEGFTKGIGDSVRVEDPLGFPQEFFHDVEHVERLGWRYDLHVPGALVRLDHFNQVTPDVPRAVRHMEDLGFRVTEDIQDEEGTTYAAWMRRKPTVHDTAMTGGNGPRMHHVAFATHEKHNILSICDKLGALRLSDQIERGPGRHGVSNAFYLYLRDPDGHRVEIYTQDYYTGDPDNPVVTWDVHDNQRRDWWGTPVVPSWYTEASLVLDLDGKPRPVVARTDSSEMEVTIGADGFSYTRKGEEMPEYKLGNQL
- a CDS encoding IS110 family transposase, with product MRLFVGDDWAEDHHDVEVMDAAGRRLGRARLPEGVAGMARLHTMIGELIGELIGDDADEAEVLVGIETDRGPWVRALVAAGYTVLAVNPLQAARFRDRLGVSGAKSDAGDAHVLADMARTHAHELRAVAGDSAQIEAVKVVARTHKTLIWERTRHTQRLRHALRDYFPAALAAFDDLDAADTLELLGKAPTPAQAARLTIAQISAALKRARRKNIAEKAVVIQAALRAEHLGQPEVVAAAYAASVQALIAVLNVLDTQVKALQRQVDAYFGQHPAAEIILSQPGLGSVLGARVLAEFGDDPDRYATAKARKNYAGTSPITRASGKKKVALARFIHNDRLIDALLTQAFSALRFSPGARTYYDTQRARGSGHNAALRQLANRLVGILHGCLKTGTLYNETTAWSHHITSTAA